A single genomic interval of Lewinellaceae bacterium harbors:
- a CDS encoding M48 family metallopeptidase — translation MKAKSTSYLLKSDGWKIPVHVVREWRRSIRFSIGKKGAYLRFPHLTGSGQLSREIERANLWIKNQLSDNPNLAAHFYQKEYIDGQEFIVGDQTYILEFQRHDSVSFTARLKDGKKIKIQIPNTATEEVINKHIPTLLSRIIGQHQKPRISERVRQLNEQHFKRPIGTIRLKHNRSNWGSCSHTGNINLSTRLLFAPEIVQDYVIIHELAHLIEMNHSRAFYSIVASILPDYKQHEAWLKANSHRCHF, via the coding sequence ATGAAAGCCAAATCCACATCATATCTCCTGAAGAGCGATGGGTGGAAAATACCGGTGCATGTTGTCCGGGAATGGAGACGAAGCATTCGATTTTCAATTGGTAAAAAAGGGGCCTATTTAAGATTTCCGCACCTTACAGGATCAGGGCAGCTATCTCGTGAAATCGAAAGAGCAAATCTTTGGATAAAAAATCAACTGTCTGACAATCCGAACCTGGCAGCACACTTTTACCAGAAAGAATACATTGATGGTCAGGAGTTTATCGTTGGTGATCAAACGTACATTCTGGAGTTTCAGCGCCACGATTCGGTCTCGTTTACCGCCCGCTTAAAGGACGGAAAGAAAATAAAAATTCAAATCCCTAACACAGCGACGGAAGAAGTTATCAATAAACACATTCCAACCCTATTAAGCCGGATCATTGGTCAACACCAAAAACCTCGTATTTCAGAGCGGGTCAGGCAACTCAACGAACAGCATTTTAAGCGGCCAATCGGTACCATACGCTTAAAACATAATCGGAGCAACTGGGGTAGCTGTAGCCATACCGGAAACATTAATCTTTCCACACGGCTTTTGTTTGCGCCTGAGATTGTCCAGGATTATGTGATTATTCATGAACTCGCCCATTTGATCGAGATGAATCATTCTCGAGCTTTTTACTCAATTGTAGCTAGCATTTTGCCGGATTATAAACAACACGAAGCATGGCTGAAAGCTAACAGTCACCGATGTCATTTTTAG
- the serC gene encoding 3-phosphoserine/phosphohydroxythreonine transaminase, which yields MKIHNFSAGPAILPQSVMEQAAQGVLNLNNSGLSILEISHRSKDFTAIIEETETSIRELYQIPDTYAVLFLSGGASTQFFMVPMNILANDEVAAYADTGSWSSKAIKEAKAFGTIKVVATSKPENYSHIPVNYEIPAEARYLHITTNNTIFGTQYHQLPATDIPLVADMSSDFLSEPIDINRFDVVYAGAQKNLGPAGVTVVIIKKEILNRTGRELPTMLNYQTHVEGESLYNTPPVFPIYVSMLTLRWIKEQGGLSAIKMMNERKAALLYDEIDRNPLFIGTARKEDRSLMNVTFLLKDSSKEEAFLQLCKSKGISGIKGHRSVGGFRASIYNAMPVESVQVLIDAMQEFSGK from the coding sequence ATGAAAATTCATAATTTTAGTGCCGGACCTGCTATTTTACCACAATCTGTTATGGAGCAAGCTGCACAGGGAGTGCTCAACCTGAACAATTCTGGGTTGTCAATTCTTGAAATTTCCCACCGCAGTAAAGATTTCACGGCCATTATCGAAGAAACGGAAACTTCCATCCGGGAACTGTATCAAATTCCCGACACCTATGCCGTCCTATTTCTCAGCGGAGGAGCATCGACACAATTCTTCATGGTACCCATGAACATACTTGCCAACGACGAAGTAGCAGCTTATGCCGATACCGGATCCTGGTCCTCGAAAGCAATTAAGGAAGCTAAGGCATTTGGTACCATCAAAGTAGTTGCAACCTCAAAACCGGAAAACTATTCACACATTCCGGTTAATTATGAAATTCCGGCCGAAGCACGCTATCTGCACATCACAACGAACAATACCATTTTTGGGACCCAATATCACCAACTACCTGCCACGGATATTCCTCTGGTAGCGGACATGTCCTCTGATTTTTTGAGTGAGCCGATCGACATCAACCGCTTTGACGTTGTTTATGCAGGTGCACAAAAAAACCTGGGACCGGCAGGGGTGACCGTCGTGATCATCAAAAAGGAAATCCTCAACCGGACCGGAAGGGAATTACCTACGATGCTGAACTATCAAACCCATGTAGAAGGCGAAAGCCTCTACAATACACCTCCCGTGTTTCCGATCTATGTTTCCATGTTGACACTTCGCTGGATAAAGGAACAAGGTGGCCTGTCTGCAATCAAAATGATGAATGAGCGTAAGGCAGCATTATTGTATGATGAAATTGATCGCAATCCTTTGTTCATTGGGACTGCGAGGAAAGAAGACCGGTCTCTGATGAATGTGACTTTTCTGCTCAAGGACTCTTCCAAAGAAGAAGCGTTCCTTCAACTCTGTAAATCCAAAGGGATCAGTGGAATCAAAGGACATCGATCTGTGGGAGGTTTCCGGGCATCCATATACAATGCAATGCCCGTGGAAAGTGTACAGGTATTGATCGACGCCATGCAGGAATTTTCAGGTAAATGA
- a CDS encoding response regulator, whose translation MGTIAYLRNRQLRKQREADHALQMEIAEKTKLRELDNIKSNFFANISHEFRTPITLMLAPLEQLQNNTVTKPERYFDIIRRNGERLLNLVNQLLDLSKLEKKQMHLQASPGDLSTFVRRLAFAFESLAHNRKINYEIQIAAKQNESWFDGDKIEKIINNLVSNAFKFTSDGGDIQLSLTYEDDHASIRIKDNGQGIPPESIHRIFDRFYQVEVSTKLSTGIGLALVKECVELHHGIIEAQSISGDFTEFKVSFPINKNAFAPDEIAEIEQLSTELNAIDSDTSSISPVNYFSAIEDIDKPLILVVEDNPDLQYFIGEILSPNYRFQIAQNGKEGLAKAVQNTPNLIISDVMMPEMDGYTLLQHIRRDERTNHIPFILLTAKASDKDRIAGLEFGADDYMTKPFSHQELLVRIQNILTIRKLLRDKFRNSSVLDSTGPELPSMDKEFLSRVMQAINTHLDDEHFGVDQLSDTINMSRSQLHRKLKDITDLSPSELIRTYRLNKAKEMLINKSGTISEIAFQVGYKSLSHFSDSFKKFFGHPPTELR comes from the coding sequence ATGGGCACCATCGCCTATTTACGAAATCGTCAACTACGCAAGCAAAGGGAGGCAGATCATGCCTTACAAATGGAAATAGCAGAAAAAACAAAACTTAGGGAACTGGACAATATAAAATCGAACTTCTTTGCAAACATAAGTCATGAATTCAGAACACCGATCACTCTGATGTTGGCACCGTTGGAGCAATTACAAAATAATACGGTCACAAAGCCTGAAAGATATTTCGACATCATTAGACGAAATGGGGAGCGCTTACTAAATCTGGTAAATCAGCTATTGGATTTATCGAAGCTTGAGAAAAAACAAATGCATTTGCAAGCAAGCCCCGGAGACCTATCCACTTTTGTAAGACGCCTTGCCTTCGCATTCGAATCGCTCGCCCACAACCGTAAGATTAATTACGAAATCCAAATCGCTGCCAAACAAAATGAAAGCTGGTTTGATGGTGACAAAATTGAAAAAATAATAAACAATTTAGTTTCCAACGCTTTTAAGTTTACATCTGATGGCGGAGACATACAACTATCTTTAACCTATGAAGATGATCACGCCTCCATTCGAATAAAAGATAACGGGCAAGGAATTCCTCCGGAGAGCATACATCGCATATTTGACCGTTTTTATCAGGTGGAAGTAAGCACCAAACTAAGTACAGGAATTGGTCTAGCGCTGGTTAAAGAATGTGTTGAATTACACCATGGAATCATTGAAGCGCAAAGCATTTCCGGCGACTTTACAGAATTTAAGGTATCATTTCCAATAAATAAAAATGCTTTTGCACCGGACGAAATAGCTGAAATTGAACAGTTGTCAACTGAATTGAATGCTATCGATAGTGATACTTCCTCTATTTCCCCGGTAAATTATTTCTCAGCGATTGAAGACATTGACAAGCCATTGATCCTTGTTGTCGAAGACAATCCTGACCTGCAATATTTCATTGGAGAAATTCTGTCACCCAATTACCGGTTCCAGATTGCCCAAAATGGAAAAGAAGGGTTAGCAAAGGCTGTGCAGAATACACCCAATTTAATCATCAGTGACGTCATGATGCCAGAGATGGATGGATATACCTTGTTACAACATATCCGGAGGGATGAACGTACAAATCACATTCCATTTATTTTGCTGACTGCAAAGGCATCTGACAAGGATCGGATCGCTGGTTTGGAATTCGGTGCTGATGACTACATGACCAAGCCATTTTCACACCAGGAGTTATTAGTCCGAATTCAGAATATACTTACTATCCGCAAATTACTCCGGGATAAATTCCGTAACTCCTCCGTACTTGATTCAACCGGTCCGGAGTTACCGTCAATGGACAAGGAGTTCCTAAGCAGGGTTATGCAGGCCATCAATACCCATCTTGATGATGAACATTTTGGTGTGGATCAATTAAGCGACACCATCAACATGAGCAGAAGTCAGCTTCACCGAAAATTAAAAGACATCACCGATCTTAGTCCCAGCGAATTAATTCGCACCTACCGGCTCAACAAGGCGAAAGAAATGCTCATAAATAAATCGGGAACTATTTCGGAAATTGCTTTCCAGGTGGGTTACAAATCTCTTTCTCATTTTTCCGATAGTTTTAAAAAATTCTTCGGACATCCACCTACAGAATTGCGATAA
- a CDS encoding transposase produces MTRHRRSFTVAQKLEIIQYSKRHGVTRARREYELSDSVLRRWIDRYEKDGSIGLENRSPVVKTDLEVENEQLKRELKAYKEMLAEKELALRIKEELLKKSQIRLKND; encoded by the coding sequence ATGACTCGTCACAGAAGGAGCTTCACGGTAGCTCAGAAATTAGAAATCATACAATACAGCAAGCGACATGGGGTAACACGAGCACGCCGGGAATATGAATTGTCGGATAGTGTGTTACGTCGGTGGATTGACCGTTATGAAAAGGATGGCTCCATCGGACTGGAGAATCGATCACCAGTGGTAAAGACCGATTTAGAAGTTGAGAATGAGCAGTTGAAACGAGAGTTAAAAGCGTATAAAGAGATGCTGGCGGAAAAAGAGCTGGCCTTGCGGATCAAAGAAGAGCTGCTAAAAAAAAGCCAAATACGCTTGAAGAACGATTGA